The genome window AGCTGGAAGTTGCCTATATTTCAAATGGATTAATTGGTAGCTTTGAAATTTTGGTGCAATTTTACCTAAGTGTATTCATTTCGAGTAAGAATATGCCTCCGTCTGTATGTCAGATGGAGGCTTTTTTATGCAAAACTAAATAAGGGTAAAAGCCTGTGTTGGTGTTTTTGTTAAAGTATTCAAAGTGTTATTGAACAGCTCTTTCGCAATAAACTTCTACAAAAGGTAGGGAAGCTAGGAGTTGTCCCAACTATAGTCCCACGCCTCTATTTTTGGGTTTTTGTGAAGCTTTTCTATGTGTTGATTATTGTATCGTATGTAAAATTTAGCGTCTACTTAAATAAAACGTAGTAGTATCAATATGAAGAAGGTGTTGCTGCTGGAGAAAGTTCCAATTTATATACTATGTTTTCAAGTGTTATGCTCTTTTTGCATTTTGCAGTTGCAGTTTGAGAAAAACAAAAGAAATAATTTCTTGACATAAGTTGTCTATTTCGAGCTATGGTTATTTATTACTATAACGATATGTTGGAGCAACTTATGAATAGAAAATTGGTAATTATGAAATATTTTCATGAATACATGGAGCTAGTTCAACATAACAAAATAGATATTGTATTAAAATTGCTCATCAATAATTTGGTATCACCAGATAAATTTTTAAATGATGATTTCATGTCTCCTCTCAGTCTTGCGTGTGAAATGGGACATGTTGAGATGGCTGAACTGTTAATTAAATTTGGAGCAACGGTTAATCCAAATAGTAGAACACAGGTACCACCTCTTTATTCTGCGATTCACGGTGGAAATGATGGCTTGGTTCGCTTGCTAATTGAACACGGTGCGGATTTATGCGCTTCGTATGGAGGGTATTACGTAAAAGGTGTTTACATTATTTCAGCGCAACCTTTAGCATTAGCATTATTCCTTGAACATCATAGTACAGCCGTAGCAATTTTAAACTACCAGTATTCATTAGAGCAAGTGATCAAATATAGGGTGAAGGTTGGGGATGAGTACAAGCTATATCAAGTGAGTGTTGAGGAACTAGTCGTAACAAACAGATATAAAATTTCTATCTAGTGGATTCACGTGGGCATTTTTTAGCAGCTCATAATCATCTATATCCAAAATACGGGAAATCTTTTCATAGTCATTCATTGCTTTTGCTAGCAATAAGAAATTTATTAGTTTTTTATCTTTGTGCTCCAAATTTTTTCGTGTAGCCAAAAAGCTATATTACTTGAGTAACGTTTTTTTATACTACTTGTTTTAACAGGCAATCAGTGAATATTGCCGTAAAAATTAGGAGTATATTATGGGTAAAGCAAATGGCGGAAATGGCGGTAAGGGTTCTGATACTCATCCTGAGAATGGTGGTAATTGGCCAAGCACTACAGGAAATCCGTCTGGTGGTGGAAGAGGAAACGCTGAACCTTCTTCAGATGACTAACTAGCTGAAAGGCCTCTTTTGAGGCCTTTCATTTTGATAAATAAGAAGATTATGACTTGTTATACATTTCCGATACTTGGTGAATTGGCTAAGGCTCTTTTTGATTACAGCGGATTGCTGGCTTTAAAAGATGTTGATGACGACTACCCCGTAGATGAAAGAACAAAAAAAACAATTCAAACAAAAATTCGCCGGCTTGCTGCTGAAAGCAGTCAGCTCGAAGATAACCTTGATGAAGTTCTATCTCTCTTCATCCATTTATTAATGGAATACTTTGAGGACGATAAATTAATTACGCTAGCTGGTAACACGATTACTGATTTTTATTTACAGTACAAAGATTTAGTGCGTGAAGATGGTGCATGTATTCCCAAGAAAGAAGTAATTAAATGGTTACTATGCTCCAAGATTCCAACTCGATTATCCACATCAATTCATAAGTATTCGTTAATGTATTGGATGCGACAGTTTAGTCGGCAACTTCCTTCAGCAGCAGATTGGTGGCTCCCTCGGATTACATCTGATGAAATTGTCTGGCCTTTAACATTAGCATTTGATTGGTTTTATGAGGGGTTTGAATTGCCACAAACACATATTCATAATCCTTTGTATGGAGATAAGGAAAAAGAAGATGACAGGTTAAAGCAAGATCTTCAAAATTCAATTCGTTGGAGAACAGGTAGGGGGTTACCTTCGTGGGGTGGGCTTGTCCAAAACATTAAGACAGTCATAGAGCATCATCCC of Halodesulfovibrio sp. contains these proteins:
- a CDS encoding ankyrin repeat domain-containing protein, which produces MNRKLVIMKYFHEYMELVQHNKIDIVLKLLINNLVSPDKFLNDDFMSPLSLACEMGHVEMAELLIKFGATVNPNSRTQVPPLYSAIHGGNDGLVRLLIEHGADLCASYGGYYVKGVYIISAQPLALALFLEHHSTAVAILNYQYSLEQVIKYRVKVGDEYKLYQVSVEELVVTNRYKISI